A single region of the Salvia miltiorrhiza cultivar Shanhuang (shh) chromosome 8, IMPLAD_Smil_shh, whole genome shotgun sequence genome encodes:
- the LOC130998088 gene encoding uncharacterized protein LOC130998088, whose product MTEKKVNENDSEKVSERQVDRVTESERVQLSNQVNEEENDDDYAPRDGEETEDSLSDRELADEDEEYISSRRDIRIDRDTFKDIGRCIAEVNDDECMDALTTKAICEGWNLHFSRVGRERCEEPCNRRCYGSVVQARYDLNAFRMRQNFTIDDLRADICERYGIEPKANRLYKAKSIALETLRGLVTAHYAKLRSYLAEMMASDPEGKFELLCNEGAIFRGLYIGFSSLMKGFKAGRRPIIGLDGSFLKTHLGGILLCAISKDGNNQMYPLSWVVVEVENEENWKWFIERLLEQLGTKQGGGYTFISDQQKGLTKTLANLAPMFEHRNCARHAYANWNKKHKSIHLKNMFWSCVRTTYVEEWQMAVDEMRKVNKQAYLDFMEREPAKFCKVFISTQCKCYMVDNNISETFNGYIVRSRGKHVITMCEEIRCSVMERQYKKLSEVSFVNDTLCFRIRKTVEELKFKCRYCEVHPAVGGLYKVHLYDDKFIVSLEENVCSCRSWELSGISCLHATAAIMYMKQQVEEYVHDYYIIERYNKAYEHGITSLRGEKMWPHAEG is encoded by the exons ATGACTGAAAAGAAGGTTAATGAAAATGATAGTGAGAAGGTTAGTGAGAGGCAAGTTGATAGAGTCACTGAAAGTGAGAGGGTCCAACTGTCGAATCAGGTCAATGAGGAAGAAAATGATGATGATTATGCTCCTAGAGATGGGGAGGAAACTGAAGATAGCTTAAGTGATAGAGAGTTAGCTGATGAGGATGAGGAATACATTTCAAGCCGTAGGGATATTAGAATTGACAGAGATACCTTTAAAGATATTGGAAGATGCATTGCCGAGGTAAATGATGATGAG TGCATGGATGCTTTGACAACCAAAGCAATTTGTGAGGGATGGAATCTGCATTTTAGTAGGGTGGGTAGGGAAAGATGTGAGGAGCCATGCAATCGGAGGTGCTATGGCAGTGTGGTGCAGG CAAGGTATGATTTGAATGCCTTTAGGATGAGGCAGAATTTTACAATTGATGATTTGAGGGCTGATATTTGTGAGAGATATGGCATAGAACCAAAGGCAAACAGATTGTACAAAGCAAAATCAATTGCTTTGGAGACATTAAGGGGTTTAGTGACTGCTCATTATGCCAAATTGAGGAGTTACTTGGCTGAGATGATGGCCAGTGATCCAGAGGGGAAATTTGAGCTATTATGCAATGAAGGAGCTATCTTTAGAGGGTTATACATTGGTTTCAGCTCATTGATGAAAGGGTTCAAAGCTGGACGTAGACCAATAATAGGACTAGATGGATCTTTTTTGAAAACACATCTAGGTGGGATTTTGCTTTGCGCTATAAGTAAAGATGGTAATAATCAGATGTATCCATTGTCATGGGTTGTTGTGGAGGTGGAGAATGAAGAAAATTGGAAATGGTTCATTGAAAGACTGTTGGAGCAGTTGGGGACAAAACAAGGTGGAGGTTACACCTTCATTTCTGACCAACAAAAG GGACTGACAAAAACATTGGCAAATCTAGCACCTATGTTTGAGCATAGGAATTGTGCTAGACATGCTTATGCAAACTGGAACAAAAAACACAAGAGTATTCATTTGAAGAACATGTTTTGGAGCTGTGTAAGAACCACATATGTGGAGGAGTGGCAGATGGCAGTTGATGAAATGAGAAAGGTGAATAAGCAAGCCTATCTTGACTTCATGGAGAGAGAACCAGCCAAATTCTGTAAGGTTTTCATTAGTACCCAATGCAAATGCTATATGGTTGATAATAACATAAGTGAAACTTTTAATGGGTATATTGTTAGGTCTAGAGGAAAGCATGTTATTACTATGTGTGAGGAAATTAGATGCTCTGTGATGGAGAGACAGTATAAGAAACTTAGTGAGGTTTCTTTTGTCAATGATACTTTATGCTTTAGGATTAGGAAGACAGTAGAGGAGTTGAAGTTTAAGTGTAGGTATTGTGAGGTTCATCCTGCTGTTGGTGGCTTATATAAGGTTCATCTTTATGATGATAAGTTCATTGTTAGTCTTGAGGAAAATGTGTGTAGTTGTAGATCATGGGAGTTAAGTGGGATCTCATGTCTTCATGCTACTGCTGCAATCATGTACATGAAACAACAAGTGGAGGAATATGTGCATGATTATTACATCATTGAGAGGTATAATAAAGCTTATGAGCATGGAATCACATCTTTAAGAGGTGAGAAAATGTGGCCTCATGCAGAAGGTTAG